A genomic window from Calditerrivibrio sp. includes:
- the ahcY gene encoding adenosylhomocysteinase: MKKNYDVKDLKLAEKGKLRIEWASQSMPVLKQINERFSKEKPLKNIRISACLHVTTETAYLMEVLKNGGAEVALCASNPLSTQDDVAASLVKNSGISVYAIKGEDNKTYYKHIESVLELKPNITMDDGADLVSVLHKDKKALIKNIFGGTEETTTGVIRLKSMAKNKVLKYPIIAVNDANTKHMFDNRYGTGQSTIDGIIRATNRLLAGSIFVVSGYGWCGKGLAMRARGMGARVIVTEIDALKALEAVMDGYEVMPMIDAAKIGDIFCTVTGNTSVLREEHFKVMKDGAIVSNSGHFNVEIDLNALKKMSKKVRQIRDYVDEYTLKDGRRINVLGEGRLINLASAEGHPSSVMDMSFANQALCVEYLIKNAKKLENNVYSVPFEIDSKIAELKLKSMGIKIDKLTKEQKKYLDSWEEGT; the protein is encoded by the coding sequence ATGAAAAAAAACTATGATGTGAAGGATTTAAAATTAGCAGAAAAAGGTAAGTTGAGAATAGAATGGGCTTCTCAAAGCATGCCAGTATTAAAGCAAATAAATGAAAGGTTTTCGAAAGAAAAGCCTTTAAAAAATATTAGAATTTCAGCATGTCTTCATGTGACAACAGAAACAGCTTATCTAATGGAAGTCTTAAAAAATGGTGGAGCTGAAGTAGCATTATGTGCGTCAAATCCTTTAAGTACACAGGATGACGTTGCTGCATCATTAGTAAAAAATTCTGGCATTTCGGTTTATGCCATCAAAGGCGAGGACAATAAAACTTATTACAAACATATTGAATCTGTCCTTGAACTAAAGCCAAATATAACGATGGATGATGGTGCGGATTTAGTAAGTGTTTTGCATAAGGATAAAAAGGCTTTGATAAAAAATATTTTTGGTGGTACTGAGGAAACAACCACTGGAGTAATTAGATTAAAAAGCATGGCAAAAAATAAAGTTTTAAAATACCCAATAATTGCGGTAAATGATGCAAATACCAAGCATATGTTTGACAATAGGTATGGTACTGGTCAAAGTACAATTGATGGGATAATAAGGGCTACTAATAGGCTTCTTGCTGGTTCCATATTTGTAGTTTCAGGATATGGCTGGTGTGGCAAAGGATTGGCAATGAGAGCAAGGGGTATGGGGGCAAGGGTTATAGTTACAGAAATCGATGCTTTAAAAGCTTTAGAGGCAGTTATGGATGGATATGAAGTTATGCCCATGATTGATGCTGCAAAGATTGGAGATATATTTTGTACAGTTACAGGCAATACTTCAGTATTAAGAGAAGAACATTTCAAAGTTATGAAGGATGGTGCAATAGTTTCCAATTCAGGTCACTTCAATGTTGAAATAGATCTAAATGCTTTAAAGAAAATGTCAAAGAAAGTAAGACAGATTAGAGATTATGTGGATGAATATACATTAAAAGATGGAAGGCGGATAAATGTTCTTGGAGAGGGTAGACTAATAAATTTAGCTTCAGCAGAAGGACATCCAAGTTCTGTGATGGACATGAGTTTTGCTAATCAGGCGCTATGTGTTGAATATCTTATTAAAAATGCTAAAAAGTTAGAAAACAATGTATATTCAGTTCCCTTTGAGATAGACTCAAAAATCGCTGAACTGAAACTAAAGAGTATGGG